One stretch of Priestia megaterium DNA includes these proteins:
- a CDS encoding contact-dependent growth inhibition system immunity protein yields MDESYDYIEEVEGFLGGTFHQDISSPEQALKEFINEVSKECLLSTIRDCEELLNSNLTKQEKENLIQKSAEIYFSATELTPLQWLYKLVEQMKEAVKTK; encoded by the coding sequence ATGGATGAAAGTTATGATTACATAGAGGAAGTGGAAGGTTTTTTAGGAGGGACATTTCATCAAGACATCAGTTCTCCTGAACAAGCATTAAAAGAGTTTATAAACGAAGTCAGTAAAGAATGTCTGTTGTCTACAATAAGAGATTGTGAAGAACTTTTGAATAGTAACTTAACCAAACAAGAGAAAGAAAATCTTATTCAAAAGAGTGCAGAAATTTATTTTTCAGCTACTGAATTAACTCCTCTACAGTGGCTATATAAATTAGTAGAACAAATGAAGGAAGCAGTAAAAACAAAGTGA
- a CDS encoding antitoxin YezG family protein has product MEDKLQNLYQEIAETVNNMIPEEWEKFYFYAQIDESGGRTYFFYKSIRDHSYNYSLDIPEHFNLSELEFNNEEDKLFDLSEQLREIFKENNQELWYSFTLMLDQTGKFSVSFDYTDWFNTDYGFVAQKKIWKYKYLDEAPTDEKTKSLIDQYLKEYPNNPI; this is encoded by the coding sequence ATGGAAGATAAATTACAGAACCTTTATCAAGAAATAGCAGAAACAGTTAATAATATGATTCCAGAAGAATGGGAGAAATTTTATTTTTATGCGCAGATTGATGAATCTGGAGGACGAACTTACTTTTTTTATAAATCCATTAGAGATCATAGTTACAACTATAGTCTAGATATACCGGAACACTTTAACCTATCGGAACTAGAATTTAATAATGAAGAAGATAAGCTTTTTGATCTTAGTGAACAGCTTAGAGAAATCTTTAAAGAAAATAACCAAGAACTATGGTATTCTTTTACGCTAATGTTGGACCAAACAGGGAAGTTCTCTGTATCATTCGATTATACAGATTGGTTTAATACAGATTACGGATTTGTAGCACAGAAAAAGATTTGGAAGTACAAATATTTAGATGAAGCACCAACGGATGAAAAAACTAAAAGTTTAATAGATCAATATTTAAAAGAGTATCCAAATAATCCTATTTAA
- a CDS encoding DNA/RNA non-specific endonuclease: MDNNRSGGVWFSMEKDWANALKEVPPKKVSVKIFPSYQGDSIRPIKFRIEYQIEGEPKIRRTIRNQSGG, encoded by the coding sequence ATAGATAACAATCGTTCTGGTGGAGTCTGGTTTAGTATGGAGAAAGATTGGGCAAATGCTTTGAAGGAAGTCCCTCCTAAAAAAGTATCGGTAAAAATATTTCCCTCTTATCAAGGGGATTCAATACGCCCTATTAAATTTAGAATAGAGTATCAAATTGAAGGTGAACCCAAAATTAGAAGAACAATTAGAAATCAATCTGGAGGGTAA
- a CDS encoding ankyrin repeat domain-containing protein, which yields MDEKSLNKVIRNAIKLGDINQVTHLIDDNPQSLHSITPFGTWLHVAAKKGKLEIVKYLLHKGININTKGDIFDAAPLRVAAGEGHLEIVKYLIAEGAELDVSLAKRNPLFGAIYGGHKEVVECLVEKGIDISVRYTGENIKNMNAYEYAREFGQTEIAEYLKQKMNEKE from the coding sequence ATGGATGAAAAAAGTTTAAATAAAGTCATAAGAAATGCTATCAAGCTCGGTGATATTAATCAGGTAACACATTTAATAGATGACAATCCGCAATCTTTACATTCAATAACACCGTTTGGGACGTGGTTACATGTTGCAGCTAAAAAAGGGAAACTTGAAATAGTGAAATATTTGCTACATAAAGGAATTAATATTAATACAAAAGGTGATATATTTGATGCTGCTCCTCTGAGGGTAGCTGCGGGAGAAGGACATTTGGAAATAGTGAAATATTTAATAGCGGAAGGCGCAGAATTAGATGTGAGTTTAGCTAAGAGAAATCCACTATTTGGAGCAATTTATGGCGGGCATAAAGAAGTAGTTGAATGTTTAGTTGAAAAAGGAATAGATATTTCAGTTAGATATACTGGGGAAAATATTAAGAATATGAATGCCTACGAATATGCTAGGGAGTTCGGGCAGACCGAAATTGCTGAATATTTAAAGCAGAAGATGAATGAAAAAGAATAA
- a CDS encoding T7SS effector LXG polymorphic toxin has translation MEKVYDAKALFDVAKDRENAYDELLSQLGELKKALQGVADLEGSLEGKGADNIKSFYKQHADTAGQWENLIKMQKSYFSALHVKAEKAKLAGSTVVNESFLETELKNVNSNAKEMVAQQHEDLQSILNGIDDIVSISAFSTSEFNDKIEEAEKKRTDTIEAVNQLDAEWSKEYSEMDDFYTVVNTLVSGLELATSQGGSAYQLAFNEKAYHDSELYKVQTKLNDYATSYVDYNKQQEEVYELEKKQEEEANKPWYEKTWDAVSTFTGEVSGYYDYKRAAEGVDPVTGEKLSTSQRVAAGAMAAAGFIPVVGWVGRAAKGGKAIYKTAKGLSAADHALDAYKSAKSFKVLEQTEKGLYGLVAANGLGEYMTGRDMFGNKISEEQRKASLLQALGIAGAGALSTKVAGKMGQSLVTKGTEKLNNMRNTLRTSAVANVTKQAYQSVKNAPASWTQSLHKTYNNILDSSMPRLLPDLVPAGPALAQQTVRETLQNVKQQTMHMIGKVSVKDKPVSEYLNDITTSGRVNKDKMNQLKNAIQNNRFNVEELSEINEKMSELGITKEYNEVLLKIDFGKYLTGLIGGPPEAMINPHAHHILFKKGLGQKQKELVQEGQEILRKYGIDPIIGQENLVWAPNAVVGQHSIDALEIVVHRLRAVEEMDGDFDDIVEALKDLGDIASTR, from the coding sequence GTGGAAAAGGTATACGATGCAAAAGCGCTGTTTGACGTAGCAAAAGACAGGGAAAATGCCTACGATGAGTTACTGAGCCAGCTGGGTGAACTGAAAAAAGCACTGCAGGGCGTAGCGGACTTAGAAGGCAGCTTAGAAGGAAAAGGCGCTGACAATATAAAATCTTTTTACAAGCAGCACGCCGATACGGCCGGACAGTGGGAAAACTTAATTAAAATGCAAAAAAGCTATTTTTCAGCGCTTCACGTCAAAGCTGAAAAAGCAAAGCTAGCCGGAAGCACGGTTGTAAATGAATCGTTTTTAGAAACAGAGTTAAAAAACGTCAACAGCAACGCTAAAGAAATGGTTGCTCAGCAGCACGAAGATCTGCAAAGTATTTTAAACGGCATCGATGATATTGTCTCTATTTCAGCGTTTTCAACGAGTGAGTTTAACGATAAAATAGAAGAAGCAGAGAAAAAACGCACCGATACAATTGAAGCGGTGAACCAGCTTGATGCTGAATGGTCAAAAGAATACAGCGAAATGGACGACTTCTATACGGTAGTAAATACGCTAGTGAGCGGCTTAGAGCTTGCTACGAGTCAAGGAGGAAGCGCCTATCAGCTTGCTTTTAACGAAAAAGCGTATCACGACAGCGAGCTGTATAAAGTTCAAACAAAGCTAAACGACTATGCGACTTCGTATGTTGACTACAACAAGCAGCAAGAAGAAGTATACGAGCTGGAAAAAAAGCAAGAAGAAGAAGCAAACAAACCGTGGTATGAAAAAACGTGGGACGCGGTTTCTACCTTTACAGGAGAGGTCAGCGGATATTATGATTATAAACGAGCAGCAGAAGGCGTTGACCCTGTTACGGGTGAAAAACTTTCTACCTCACAGCGCGTCGCAGCAGGAGCCATGGCAGCAGCCGGCTTCATTCCGGTCGTCGGCTGGGTAGGAAGAGCCGCAAAAGGCGGAAAAGCAATCTACAAAACGGCTAAAGGCCTAAGCGCAGCGGATCACGCCTTAGACGCCTACAAATCCGCCAAATCCTTCAAAGTCCTGGAGCAAACCGAAAAAGGCCTCTACGGTCTTGTGGCTGCAAACGGGCTAGGAGAATACATGACCGGACGCGATATGTTCGGGAATAAAATCAGTGAAGAGCAGCGTAAAGCAAGTCTTCTGCAAGCATTAGGAATTGCTGGAGCTGGGGCGCTTTCTACGAAAGTAGCGGGGAAAATGGGACAAAGCCTTGTGACCAAAGGAACCGAAAAGCTCAACAACATGCGCAACACGCTTCGCACAAGCGCCGTTGCCAACGTCACAAAACAAGCCTACCAAAGCGTCAAAAACGCGCCAGCCTCTTGGACGCAGTCGCTACATAAAACGTATAACAACATCCTAGATAGCAGCATGCCAAGACTGCTTCCAGACCTTGTGCCGGCCGGTCCGGCACTTGCCCAGCAGACGGTGAGGGAGACCTTGCAGAATGTGAAGCAGCAGACGATGCATATGATTGGTAAGGTTTCTGTTAAAGATAAGCCAGTGAGCGAATATCTTAATGATATAACTACATCAGGTAGGGTCAATAAGGATAAAATGAATCAGCTTAAAAATGCTATTCAAAATAATAGGTTTAATGTAGAGGAACTTTCAGAAATTAATGAAAAGATGTCTGAACTAGGCATTACAAAAGAATATAATGAAGTACTCTTAAAAATTGATTTTGGAAAATATCTCACAGGGTTAATAGGTGGCCCACCTGAGGCTATGATAAATCCACATGCTCATCATATTTTATTTAAGAAAGGTCTTGGTCAAAAGCAAAAAGAGCTTGTGCAAGAAGGGCAAGAAATATTAAGAAAATATGGAATTGATCCGATAATTGGGCAAGAAAATCTTGTCTGGGCACCGAATGCTGTGGTAGGACAACATAGTATTGACGCCTTAGAAATTGTTGTTCATAGATTAAGGGCTGTTGAAGAAATGGACGGAGACTTTGATGATATTGTTGAAGCCCTTAAAGATTTAGGAGATATAGCTAGTACAAGATAG
- a CDS encoding YwqI/YxiC family protein has protein sequence MTIKLDHADVIKKLEAVSTAIGNLSIDKMPDLGKNSLDTTKKWEAREEEIQTLVSTYIKALNKNVKDTKSNVDLLKEQDESIIHS, from the coding sequence ATGACAATTAAGCTTGATCACGCTGACGTTATCAAAAAGCTTGAAGCAGTCAGCACAGCGATTGGAAATTTATCTATCGATAAAATGCCTGACCTCGGAAAAAACAGCCTTGATACTACAAAGAAATGGGAAGCGCGCGAAGAAGAAATTCAAACGCTTGTTTCTACTTATATAAAAGCGCTAAACAAAAACGTAAAAGATACAAAATCCAATGTAGACTTGTTAAAAGAACAAGACGAATCTATTATCCATTCGTAG
- a CDS encoding YwqH-like family protein produces the protein MGLGSVLDGLLGEVSGKVSDVEGKISKLKTAKSKIEHEQATSLTEIEHIKKPELGEKWTGTLSDDFEEKRTAAYDNIKSILNGDYDGYIREIETKIGLLEAEKGFFSGLNAAIGEADSLLAKGEEAYEEVESRISAIRRGLFS, from the coding sequence ATGGGTTTAGGAAGCGTATTAGATGGATTGCTGGGTGAAGTATCTGGAAAAGTTTCAGATGTAGAAGGAAAGATTTCTAAGCTAAAAACGGCCAAAAGTAAAATTGAGCATGAACAGGCTACTTCATTAACTGAAATCGAACACATCAAAAAGCCTGAGCTAGGAGAAAAGTGGACGGGTACGTTATCGGATGATTTTGAAGAAAAACGTACGGCAGCCTACGACAACATAAAAAGCATTTTAAACGGTGATTATGATGGATATATCCGTGAAATTGAAACAAAGATTGGACTGTTAGAAGCCGAAAAAGGATTTTTTAGCGGCTTGAACGCGGCTATTGGAGAAGCTGATTCTCTGTTAGCTAAAGGTGAAGAAGCCTACGAAGAAGTAGAAAGCAGAATCAGTGCTATTAGAAGGGGGCTGTTTTCATGA
- a CDS encoding MATE family efflux transporter, producing MTAVETKKGPKEKLNLFFLTWPIFLEVFLFMLMGIADTFMLSALSDDAVSGVGAANQYLHIAILVLEVIGNGAAIVVSQYLGSKRYMEASKISALAVTLNLGVGLVISAGFLLFSRHMMEAMNLQGDVLMYAQSYLSIVGGAIFLQAIINSLAAIIRVHGFTKQAMFVSLGMNIFHIAGNYALIFGKFGFPEMGVQGAAISSAFSRFVALIVFFWLLYQVMEYRVKFQYYITLSKEYISKILKIGIPSAFEQVMYQGCQIVFLYYATYLGAESLAARQYAMNISMFIYLFAIAIGMGTAIIVGRLVGGNEKDEAYHRVWKSVKWASAVTMMMVVLVMTFRTQLISVFTDNPHIIELGATVLLLSIVLETGRTMNIVLINSLRAAGDAKYPVLIGAMSMVMMSLPLGYFFVFHLDMGLAGIWLAIAADEWTRAVIMFFRWKSRAWENYGLVQHEQTAEEPTPVQV from the coding sequence ATGACCGCGGTCGAAACAAAAAAAGGGCCAAAAGAAAAGCTAAATTTGTTTTTCTTAACGTGGCCGATCTTTTTAGAAGTGTTTCTTTTTATGTTGATGGGGATTGCTGATACCTTTATGCTAAGTGCGCTGTCGGATGATGCCGTATCGGGAGTCGGAGCAGCCAATCAATACCTTCACATTGCGATTTTAGTGTTAGAGGTTATTGGTAACGGGGCCGCAATTGTTGTGTCTCAGTATTTAGGATCAAAACGTTATATGGAAGCGTCAAAGATTTCTGCTTTGGCCGTTACGTTAAATTTAGGAGTCGGGCTAGTCATTAGCGCGGGTTTTCTTTTGTTTTCAAGACATATGATGGAAGCGATGAATTTGCAAGGTGACGTGCTGATGTATGCACAAAGCTATTTATCCATCGTCGGAGGAGCTATTTTTCTTCAAGCGATTATTAACTCTCTTGCAGCGATTATTCGCGTACACGGCTTTACGAAGCAGGCGATGTTTGTATCACTTGGAATGAACATTTTTCATATTGCAGGAAACTATGCTTTAATCTTCGGGAAGTTCGGCTTTCCGGAAATGGGCGTGCAAGGAGCAGCGATTTCATCTGCGTTCAGCCGATTCGTGGCGCTGATTGTGTTCTTTTGGCTGCTGTATCAAGTGATGGAATATAGAGTGAAATTTCAATACTACATTACGCTTTCAAAAGAATATATCAGTAAAATTTTAAAAATCGGTATTCCGTCGGCTTTTGAACAGGTCATGTATCAAGGCTGTCAAATTGTCTTTTTATATTATGCCACGTACCTAGGAGCAGAATCACTCGCTGCTAGACAGTACGCGATGAATATTTCGATGTTCATTTACTTATTTGCCATTGCAATCGGAATGGGCACAGCGATTATTGTCGGCCGCTTAGTAGGCGGAAATGAAAAAGATGAGGCGTACCATCGCGTATGGAAAAGCGTCAAGTGGGCCAGTGCCGTAACGATGATGATGGTTGTTCTTGTGATGACATTTAGAACACAGCTAATTAGCGTGTTCACAGATAACCCGCATATCATTGAGCTTGGGGCGACGGTGCTGCTTCTGAGTATTGTGCTTGAAACGGGAAGAACGATGAACATTGTGCTGATTAACTCGCTGCGGGCAGCGGGAGATGCTAAGTATCCGGTATTAATTGGCGCGATGTCGATGGTCATGATGAGCTTGCCGCTTGGCTATTTCTTCGTTTTTCATTTAGACATGGGGCTCGCTGGCATTTGGCTTGCCATTGCAGCCGATGAATGGACGCGCGCAGTTATTATGTTTTTCCGCTGGAAAAGCCGAGCGTGGGAAAACTACGGACTTGTGCAGCACGAACAAACAGCTGAAGAACCGACGCCGGTTCAAGTATAA